The following are encoded in a window of Thermodesulfobacterium geofontis OPF15 genomic DNA:
- a CDS encoding GspE/PulE family protein produces MEKKPIGQLLKEKGFISEDYIQFALLEQKATGEKLGEVLVRTGLATDLEIAMVLAEQSGLPFLDLSEISPSQEALNKVPPSFARKYEVLPIRINPDRTLEVAISDPFNFYLIEATSRVSGLKVAPFVSASSQIKKTIEKFYYFLENPVEAQISTVIEKLKINPQADFDAEDLLEKLLILAIIKRATDLHITPTEKSVQIHLRIDGVLEPLIVFPRAIYGKLVNVVKIKGQMDIAETRLPQDGRMQFSFLGESFDLRISSIRTTFGENLVLRFLPLGAYAQHLFYLGFSNEQIELIRQIMGSPYGMFLVTGPTGSGKTTTLFACLRILNLLEKNVLTAEDPIEYRLPLVRQTQVHEEIGYTFAKAIRHFLRQDPDVIMVGEIRDEETAQMAVRASLTGHLFLSTVHTNDALSTIFRLRDLGISPDMLSSTLIGLLAQRLIRKICPYCKEEYKPDPKLLKYYGLPENYVYYRGRGCESCRFKGYLGRTVIAEIFYIDEDFIKLLSKDATFPEFLELAKSKNIKFLKDDAKRKVLEGITTVEEIKRVIG; encoded by the coding sequence ATGGAAAAAAAACCTATAGGTCAGCTTCTTAAAGAAAAGGGATTTATTAGCGAAGATTATATTCAATTTGCTTTACTTGAGCAAAAAGCAACAGGAGAAAAACTTGGAGAGGTTTTAGTAAGAACAGGTCTGGCAACAGATTTAGAAATTGCTATGGTTCTTGCTGAACAAAGTGGTTTGCCTTTTCTTGACCTTTCTGAAATTTCACCCTCTCAAGAAGCTTTAAATAAAGTTCCTCCTTCTTTTGCAAGAAAATATGAAGTTTTGCCTATAAGAATTAATCCTGATAGAACTCTTGAGGTGGCTATTTCAGATCCCTTTAATTTTTACCTAATTGAGGCAACTTCAAGGGTTTCAGGATTAAAAGTAGCTCCTTTTGTATCTGCATCTTCTCAAATTAAAAAAACTATAGAAAAATTCTATTATTTCTTAGAAAATCCCGTTGAAGCACAAATTTCAACTGTTATTGAAAAATTAAAGATTAATCCTCAGGCGGACTTTGATGCTGAAGATCTTTTGGAAAAACTTTTAATCTTAGCCATTATAAAAAGAGCTACAGATTTACATATCACTCCCACTGAAAAGAGTGTTCAAATTCATTTAAGAATAGATGGAGTGCTTGAGCCTTTAATAGTTTTTCCCAGAGCTATATATGGAAAGTTGGTAAATGTGGTAAAAATAAAAGGGCAGATGGATATAGCTGAAACAAGGCTTCCTCAGGATGGGAGAATGCAATTTTCCTTCTTAGGAGAATCTTTTGATTTGAGAATTTCAAGCATAAGAACAACCTTTGGAGAAAATTTAGTCTTAAGATTTCTCCCTTTAGGTGCTTATGCACAACATCTTTTTTATTTGGGTTTTTCTAATGAACAGATTGAGCTTATTCGTCAAATTATGGGTTCTCCCTATGGAATGTTTTTAGTTACTGGACCAACTGGTTCTGGTAAAACAACAACTTTATTTGCCTGTCTTAGAATTCTTAATCTCCTTGAAAAAAATGTTCTCACTGCAGAGGATCCTATTGAATATAGGTTACCTTTAGTAAGACAAACACAGGTGCATGAAGAAATTGGTTATACCTTTGCAAAAGCTATAAGGCATTTTTTGCGTCAAGACCCTGATGTAATTATGGTAGGTGAAATAAGAGATGAAGAAACAGCTCAAATGGCAGTAAGAGCATCTCTTACCGGGCATCTTTTTCTCTCTACCGTTCATACCAATGACGCACTTTCCACTATTTTTAGATTAAGAGATCTTGGAATTTCTCCAGATATGCTTTCTTCTACTCTGATAGGACTTTTAGCACAAAGATTAATAAGAAAAATCTGTCCCTATTGTAAAGAAGAATATAAACCTGATCCTAAACTTTTAAAATATTATGGACTTCCTGAAAATTATGTCTATTATAGAGGGAGAGGGTGTGAGTCCTGTAGATTTAAAGGCTATCTTGGAAGAACTGTAATTGCAGAAATTTTTTATATAGATGAAGACTTTATTAAACTTCTTTCTAAAGATGCAACCTTTCCAGAATTTTTAGAACTTGCTAAATCAAAAAATATTAAATTTTTAAAAGATGATGCTAAAAGAAAAGTTTTAGAAGGAATAACAACTGTGGAAGAGATAAAAAGAGTAATTGGGTAA
- a CDS encoding type II secretion system F family protein, whose amino-acid sequence MPVYKYEALNREGLIVKGEIEALNLEEFFNYLSQERLTLLKYKTKIFPWEKLFKRIKRKELAEFCHNLAFLISAGVPIISALKDLKETIVNPLLKRKVEKIISEILKGETLSSAFEKVNIFPPIVISLVKIGEETGRLDKTLEEASRHLYRVEEIISQTKRAMMYPTFVIFSISGAFLFWMIYVLPKILEVFKQMQIKLPLPTIILMRVVETFQKHYLLVLVLLTPIIAIIFLIALYKNPKTQANVEKFLLKLPFIGFVKRSSFLAFFFEYFSLLLEAGIDILRSFDLMHESLNTHLPKKIVLKVKDKVVAGFLLSEALKTEEIFNPFDIRLVSVGEQTGKLPEQMKMLSDHYFNEVQNLIQTMSKVLEPTIIAIAGIIFLIIVIALIGPIYELVSQLGRM is encoded by the coding sequence ATGCCTGTTTACAAATACGAAGCATTAAATAGAGAAGGACTAATTGTAAAAGGGGAGATTGAGGCCTTAAATTTGGAAGAATTTTTTAATTATCTTTCTCAAGAAAGGCTTACCCTCTTAAAATATAAAACTAAGATATTTCCTTGGGAAAAATTATTTAAAAGAATAAAAAGGAAAGAATTAGCTGAATTTTGTCACAATTTAGCTTTTTTAATTTCTGCTGGAGTTCCTATAATTTCAGCTTTAAAGGATTTAAAAGAAACTATTGTTAATCCTCTTCTTAAAAGAAAGGTAGAGAAAATCATATCTGAAATATTAAAAGGAGAAACCCTTTCTTCTGCCTTTGAAAAGGTTAATATTTTCCCACCTATCGTTATCTCTTTAGTAAAAATAGGAGAAGAAACTGGAAGACTTGACAAAACTTTAGAGGAAGCTTCAAGACATCTTTATCGTGTAGAAGAAATAATTTCTCAAACCAAAAGGGCTATGATGTATCCTACGTTTGTAATATTTTCTATTTCAGGAGCTTTTCTTTTTTGGATGATTTATGTATTACCTAAAATTTTAGAAGTTTTTAAACAAATGCAAATTAAATTGCCACTTCCAACCATTATTTTAATGAGAGTGGTAGAGACCTTTCAGAAACATTATCTTTTAGTTTTAGTTTTGTTAACCCCGATTATAGCTATTATTTTTTTAATTGCTTTATACAAAAATCCCAAAACTCAGGCTAATGTTGAGAAATTTTTGTTAAAACTTCCTTTTATAGGATTTGTAAAAAGATCAAGTTTTCTTGCCTTCTTTTTTGAATACTTTTCTTTACTTTTAGAAGCTGGAATAGATATTTTAAGAAGTTTTGATTTAATGCATGAATCTTTAAATACTCATCTTCCCAAAAAAATAGTTTTAAAGGTTAAAGATAAAGTTGTAGCTGGTTTTCTTTTAAGTGAGGCTTTAAAAACAGAAGAAATTTTTAATCCCTTTGATATAAGATTAGTTAGTGTGGGAGAACAAACTGGTAAATTACCAGAGCAAATGAAAATGTTATCAGATCATTATTTTAATGAAGTTCAAAATTTAATTCAAACTATGAGTAAAGTACTTGAACCAACGATTATTGCAATTGCTGGAATTATATTTTTAATTATCGTAATAGCTCTAATTGGACCTATATATGAGCTTGTTTCACAACTTGGGAGAATGTAA
- a CDS encoding ExeA family protein — protein sequence MDFLDKKEEKFFDYLEFFGLKEPPFSLTPDPNYFFPASTHIKVIEVFKYGFLKKEGFMILTGEPGLGKTLLIKLILKNLPENFEKIFLLTPTLSPYELILSISQKLNLISEKESISKEILLNLLQKYLENLEKEGKTLLIIIDEAQNLPLETLEELRLLSNFETEKNKLIQFFLAGQPLLTEKLKSYQLYQLAQRITIWENLAPFNKNETGEYVRFRLAKAGHPIITFERNFEKLLYEFTKGIPRLINKLMDRTLLVAFAERSQKIKKKHLKIARNSFPDEVFPVKSKKKFWRLIKGLRWIASG from the coding sequence ATGGATTTTTTAGATAAAAAAGAAGAAAAATTTTTTGATTATTTAGAATTTTTTGGACTTAAAGAACCTCCCTTTTCTCTTACACCAGATCCTAATTATTTCTTTCCAGCATCTACTCATATAAAGGTTATAGAAGTTTTTAAATATGGATTTTTAAAAAAAGAAGGATTTATGATATTAACTGGAGAGCCAGGACTTGGAAAAACTTTACTTATAAAATTAATTTTAAAAAATCTGCCTGAAAATTTTGAAAAAATTTTCCTTCTCACCCCAACACTTTCTCCCTACGAATTGATATTAAGTATTTCTCAAAAATTGAATCTTATTTCAGAAAAAGAAAGTATATCAAAAGAGATTTTGTTAAATCTTTTACAAAAATATTTGGAAAACTTAGAAAAAGAAGGGAAAACTTTATTAATAATAATAGATGAAGCCCAAAATCTTCCTTTAGAAACACTTGAGGAATTAAGACTTCTTAGCAATTTTGAAACAGAAAAAAATAAACTTATTCAATTTTTTCTTGCAGGACAACCCCTTTTAACAGAAAAATTAAAAAGTTATCAGCTTTATCAATTAGCTCAAAGGATAACTATATGGGAAAATTTAGCTCCTTTCAATAAAAACGAAACAGGAGAATATGTTAGATTTCGCCTTGCTAAAGCAGGACATCCTATTATAACTTTTGAAAGGAATTTTGAAAAACTTTTATATGAATTTACTAAAGGGATACCAAGACTAATAAACAAACTAATGGATAGAACTTTGTTAGTAGCTTTTGCTGAAAGATCTCAAAAAATTAAAAAGAAACACTTAAAAATTGCCAGAAACTCCTTTCCAGATGAGGTATTTCCTGTAAAATCTAAGAAAAAATTTTGGAGATTAATCAAAGGTCTAAGATGGATAGCATCTGGATAA
- the mshL gene encoding pilus (MSHA type) biogenesis protein MshL yields the protein MWIYKLKTKLKGSFWGKLLVFSSLIFLVSCATKEPELEKASSEFLKKAYGNETKEEIKENSFQTQETQLTPLYKEISPLETKTLTLSFKEENFENVLYFLAKEAGLNLVISPEIYTLIPEGSRKISFQFKNQTLKNILESVLESLNLHYQIKKGILYVVPFEEKTYSLGFLHVIQGSEFKLGGDVLGGEMMMGGYGGYGGYGGVGTPTIIYTPLKGKYEVKGELEKKQIDIYTQLEESIKALLSDKGIYTLNRLTGTLYVKDRPSHIKMVSKFIEDLKSRYEKQVLIEAKIVEVALNKEHDMGIDWLEIANYSLENRIRLDELTSRFTTRPNEPTIALTITGRPDINLVLNLLKQYGNLNILSNPRLRVIHGQPALISVGRSVEFVKQIIRELVTAEQVARVQISVTTSSIFDGVLLGVTPYITEGNEILLHVVPIKSDIISLRREDFGQDTSVTLPEVNLREATSIIKVNPGDIIVLGGLILEKESVNEKKIAGFGDIPILGNLFKREQKATQKTELVIIIKVNLV from the coding sequence ATGTGGATTTACAAATTAAAGACAAAACTAAAAGGCTCCTTTTGGGGCAAGCTATTAGTTTTTAGTTCATTAATTTTCTTAGTAAGTTGTGCTACAAAAGAGCCTGAACTGGAAAAGGCATCTTCTGAATTTTTGAAAAAAGCTTATGGAAATGAAACTAAAGAAGAAATTAAAGAAAATTCTTTCCAAACCCAAGAAACTCAATTAACTCCTCTTTATAAAGAAATTTCTCCTCTTGAAACCAAAACCCTTACCCTTTCTTTTAAAGAAGAAAACTTTGAAAATGTGCTTTATTTTCTTGCAAAGGAAGCAGGACTTAATTTGGTAATTTCTCCAGAAATTTACACACTTATTCCAGAAGGTTCAAGAAAAATAAGCTTTCAGTTTAAAAATCAAACTTTAAAAAATATTTTGGAATCTGTTTTGGAGTCCCTAAATTTGCACTATCAAATTAAAAAAGGGATTCTTTATGTTGTTCCTTTTGAAGAAAAAACCTATTCCTTAGGATTTTTACATGTAATCCAAGGAAGTGAATTTAAATTAGGAGGGGATGTTCTTGGTGGTGAAATGATGATGGGAGGTTATGGAGGTTATGGTGGTTATGGTGGTGTAGGGACACCTACAATTATCTATACACCTTTGAAAGGTAAATATGAGGTAAAAGGAGAGTTAGAAAAAAAGCAAATAGATATATATACTCAATTAGAAGAATCTATTAAAGCTCTCCTAAGTGATAAAGGAATCTATACTTTAAATAGGTTAACAGGGACTTTATATGTAAAAGATAGACCAAGTCACATTAAAATGGTTTCTAAATTTATAGAGGATTTAAAATCAAGATATGAAAAGCAAGTCCTTATTGAGGCAAAAATAGTAGAAGTAGCTCTTAATAAAGAACACGATATGGGAATTGATTGGTTAGAAATTGCTAATTATTCTTTAGAAAATAGGATAAGACTTGATGAATTAACTTCCAGATTTACTACCAGACCAAATGAGCCAACCATCGCTCTTACTATTACAGGAAGACCTGATATTAATTTGGTTTTAAATCTTTTAAAACAATACGGAAATCTTAATATTCTTTCCAATCCTCGATTAAGAGTTATTCATGGACAACCAGCCTTAATAAGTGTAGGACGCTCAGTAGAATTTGTAAAACAAATTATAAGAGAACTCGTTACAGCTGAACAAGTTGCCCGGGTTCAAATAAGTGTTACTACTTCCTCTATTTTTGATGGTGTCTTATTAGGAGTAACTCCTTATATTACAGAGGGAAACGAAATTCTTCTTCATGTAGTTCCTATAAAAAGTGATATTATTTCTTTAAGAAGAGAAGATTTTGGTCAAGATACCTCAGTAACCCTTCCTGAAGTTAATTTAAGAGAGGCAACTTCCATAATAAAAGTTAATCCGGGAGATATAATTGTCTTAGGTGGGCTTATTTTAGAGAAAGAAAGTGTTAATGAGAAAAAAATTGCAGGCTTTGGAGATATTCCTATTTTAGGAAACCTCTTTAAAAGAGAACAAAAGGCTACACAAAAAACAGAACTTGTAATTATTATAAAAGTAAATTTGGTATAA
- a CDS encoding tetratricopeptide repeat protein, giving the protein MGSFYEIIKNLKIPEEKRKPEGKRVFKIKPRILFLSFFSLLVLSGLALVIFSYYMKSYYTKDVKITSQEGLKPPISSPQVNETVSITKPLPQEEVAKPIPKKKLAKTSPIFKNALAKNISKPKTTQTSVISKPKEEKEPSIEGFLLTKEDLLNNLLLVAEEERKGGNCRKAISYYKSYLKERENPLVMNNLGACLIELGDFDSAINIFNRAFSLKNDPEIKYNLIIAYFKKGDKEKACFELKKLDANSFLDERIKRLIELCK; this is encoded by the coding sequence ATGGGTAGTTTTTACGAAATTATTAAAAATCTTAAAATTCCTGAGGAAAAAAGAAAACCTGAAGGAAAAAGAGTCTTTAAAATAAAACCTCGGATTTTATTTTTATCCTTTTTTTCTTTATTAGTTTTATCTGGTTTAGCTTTGGTTATTTTTAGTTATTATATGAAAAGTTACTATACGAAGGATGTAAAAATAACTTCTCAAGAAGGTTTAAAACCTCCTATATCATCTCCCCAAGTAAATGAAACAGTAAGCATTACAAAACCCCTTCCTCAAGAAGAAGTTGCAAAACCTATACCTAAGAAAAAACTCGCTAAAACGTCTCCTATTTTTAAAAATGCTTTAGCTAAAAATATTTCTAAACCTAAGACTACTCAAACATCTGTTATCTCAAAGCCTAAAGAGGAAAAGGAGCCTTCTATAGAGGGGTTTCTTTTAACTAAGGAAGATTTATTAAATAACCTTCTTCTTGTTGCTGAAGAGGAAAGAAAAGGAGGGAATTGTAGAAAAGCCATCTCTTATTATAAAAGTTATTTAAAAGAAAGAGAAAATCCTTTGGTAATGAATAATTTGGGAGCCTGTTTAATTGAACTTGGAGATTTTGATTCTGCTATAAATATTTTTAATAGGGCATTCTCTTTAAAAAATGATCCAGAAATAAAATATAATTTAATAATAGCTTATTTTAAAAAAGGAGACAAAGAGAAGGCTTGTTTTGAGCTTAAAAAATTGGATGCCAATTCCTTTTTAGATGAAAGAATAAAAAGGCTTATAGAACTTTGTAAATAA
- a CDS encoding type II secretion system protein gives MKTSKNFAFTLVEFAIILVVIGLLIGLGATLIGTLTKRTKYTESKEAVKRAVEAFKGYGIRFGYLPPARPIDNYNPSSPDPSFNQVGVNGFDAQGKALLYIVSSELTNNSTDLCSLNSTSLSITDKGQPKNNITFIIISGGLNFNIQTNTAIYPQGQNNVDDFPYDFTRPEEYDDIVEYVSLFELQQQRCSYATSSPSLCTSLEVYLDNNINSYRKSGGTCSSGNLVVLNQIDYLETYIGNNCNNLCGNFTYSNLLSYDANKNCKIRILKQGNSCVPNDY, from the coding sequence GTGAAGACTTCTAAAAATTTTGCTTTTACTCTTGTTGAGTTTGCTATTATTCTTGTAGTTATTGGACTTCTTATTGGGCTTGGTGCAACTTTAATAGGAACTCTTACCAAAAGAACAAAATATACTGAAAGTAAGGAAGCAGTAAAAAGAGCAGTTGAAGCCTTTAAGGGTTATGGAATAAGATTTGGATACTTACCTCCTGCAAGACCTATTGATAATTATAATCCTTCCTCTCCCGATCCTTCTTTTAATCAAGTAGGGGTTAATGGTTTTGATGCTCAAGGAAAGGCTCTCCTTTATATAGTTTCCTCTGAATTAACTAATAACTCTACTGATCTTTGCAGTTTAAATTCAACCTCTCTTTCTATAACTGATAAGGGACAACCCAAAAATAATATTACTTTTATAATTATAAGCGGAGGGCTTAATTTTAATATTCAAACAAATACAGCTATTTATCCTCAAGGACAAAATAATGTAGATGATTTTCCTTATGATTTTACAAGACCTGAAGAATATGATGATATAGTAGAGTATGTTTCCCTTTTTGAGCTTCAACAGCAAAGATGTAGTTATGCAACCTCTTCCCCATCTCTTTGCACATCTTTAGAAGTTTATTTAGACAATAATATCAACTCTTATAGGAAAAGCGGAGGAACTTGTTCTTCTGGAAATCTTGTTGTTCTTAATCAAATTGATTATTTGGAAACTTACATTGGTAACAATTGTAATAATCTTTGTGGAAATTTTACTTATTCTAATCTACTTTCTTATGATGCTAATAAAAACTGTAAAATCCGAATCCTAAAACAAGGCAATAGTTGTGTACCTAATGATTATTAA
- a CDS encoding type II secretion system protein, with product MKRKGFTLVELAIVLVIIGLILGAILKGQELINNAKMKRLYNQYREVLAAIYTYYDRYGAFPGDDPTANTRWSTTPGNGDGLIGGFTFNCPTTGGGETCYLWHHLKLANIITGSLDNTAPRNPYGGTVGVGYATVQGLTTHWIGFDNVPGDVCLSIDQQYDDGVYNTGSIRGSGDYRANPNTIYDLYIRL from the coding sequence ATGAAAAGGAAAGGATTTACTTTAGTTGAATTAGCAATTGTTTTAGTAATTATTGGTTTAATTTTAGGAGCTATTTTAAAAGGGCAGGAATTAATTAATAATGCTAAGATGAAGCGTCTTTATAACCAATATAGAGAAGTTTTAGCAGCAATTTATACCTATTATGATAGATATGGAGCCTTCCCAGGAGATGATCCTACTGCAAATACTCGTTGGTCAACTACCCCAGGTAATGGAGATGGATTAATTGGAGGTTTTACTTTTAATTGTCCAACAACTGGTGGAGGTGAAACTTGTTATCTTTGGCATCATTTAAAACTTGCTAACATCATCACAGGAAGTCTTGATAATACAGCGCCAAGAAATCCTTATGGAGGAACTGTAGGAGTAGGATATGCAACAGTTCAAGGATTAACTACCCATTGGATTGGTTTTGATAATGTTCCCGGTGATGTATGTTTATCAATTGATCAGCAATATGATGATGGTGTTTATAATACCGGTTCTATAAGAGGTAGTGGAGACTACAGAGCTAATCCTAATACTATTTATGATTTATATATTAGATTATAA
- a CDS encoding UDP-N-acetylmuramate--L-alanine ligase, with amino-acid sequence MKVYLIGIGGIGMCGVAGILKESGFKVFGSEKGKLYPPSSQVLKKLSIPIYEPDPQNIEKIKPDAVIVGNIAKKDDVEVLASQKLGIPLYSFPSFLNQFIFKDKKVLVCAGTHGKTTVTALLSYTLEYLGLDPTYLVGGVLRHTELNFRKGDGSFAVVEGDEYPASFFDKEPKFLYYKPFSIILTNLEYDHADVYPDIESLKEVFKKLISLVSEEGVIVYNFEDKNLAKIIKTTSSKAKIISYGKNLKADFVLLKSETQFKNKSFLNSIVVNTPFEKNLKFYLSLPGEHNALNALCVLSLLYGLNLLNINWREAFKTFPGVKRRQEILYTDKNLVIIDDFAHHPTEVRVTLEELKKAIKPQKTIVIFEPRTNSSKRKVFQEDYVKSLSLADEIYLKIPPNLEKIPEEERLDIDFLLKALKNLGKKAYFLENNLKFDKIFKKTLFIFMSSAYFEELEKIKEYILKTEHKIIK; translated from the coding sequence ATGAAAGTTTATTTAATTGGAATTGGTGGAATAGGGATGTGTGGGGTTGCAGGTATTTTAAAGGAATCTGGTTTTAAGGTTTTTGGGTCAGAAAAGGGAAAGCTTTATCCTCCCTCATCTCAAGTTCTAAAAAAATTATCTATTCCCATATATGAGCCCGATCCCCAAAATATTGAAAAAATTAAACCAGATGCTGTTATAGTGGGAAATATTGCTAAAAAAGATGATGTAGAGGTTTTAGCTTCTCAAAAATTAGGAATCCCTCTTTACTCCTTTCCCTCTTTTTTAAACCAATTCATCTTTAAAGATAAAAAAGTTTTAGTTTGTGCAGGAACTCACGGAAAAACAACTGTTACAGCTCTTTTAAGTTACACCCTTGAATACCTTGGATTAGACCCTACCTATCTTGTAGGAGGTGTTTTAAGACATACTGAACTTAATTTTAGAAAGGGAGATGGTTCTTTTGCTGTGGTTGAAGGAGATGAATATCCTGCTTCCTTTTTCGATAAGGAGCCTAAGTTTTTGTATTATAAACCTTTCTCAATTATATTGACAAATTTAGAATATGATCATGCTGATGTCTATCCGGATATTGAAAGTCTTAAAGAGGTTTTTAAAAAACTAATAAGTCTTGTCTCAGAAGAAGGAGTCATAGTTTATAATTTTGAGGATAAAAATTTAGCAAAAATTATAAAAACCACCTCTTCTAAAGCTAAGATAATCTCTTATGGTAAGAACCTTAAAGCTGATTTTGTTTTATTAAAAAGTGAAACCCAATTTAAAAATAAATCTTTTTTGAATTCTATTGTTGTAAATACTCCTTTTGAAAAGAATTTAAAATTTTATCTTTCTCTCCCAGGAGAGCATAATGCCCTTAATGCTTTATGTGTACTTTCTTTACTTTATGGTTTAAATTTATTAAATATTAATTGGAGAGAGGCTTTTAAAACCTTTCCAGGAGTTAAAAGAAGACAGGAAATTTTATATACAGACAAAAACTTAGTGATAATTGATGATTTTGCTCATCATCCAACCGAGGTAAGAGTTACCTTAGAAGAACTTAAAAAAGCTATTAAGCCTCAAAAAACAATAGTTATTTTTGAACCAAGAACCAATTCCAGTAAGAGAAAAGTTTTTCAAGAAGATTATGTAAAAAGTTTAAGTCTTGCAGATGAGATCTATTTAAAGATTCCTCCAAATTTGGAAAAAATTCCAGAAGAGGAAAGGCTTGATATAGATTTTTTATTAAAGGCTTTAAAAAATTTAGGAAAAAAGGCTTATTTTCTTGAAAATAATTTAAAGTTTGATAAAATTTTTAAAAAAACCCTTTTTATATTTATGTCAAGTGCCTATTTTGAGGAATTAGAAAAAATTAAAGAATATATTTTAAAAACCGAACATAAAATAATAAAATAA
- a CDS encoding SAM hydrolase/SAM-dependent halogenase family protein: protein MFKIVALLTDFGIKDHYVGVIKGRILKELKKPLNVNFIDITHKIPPQDVRKGALSLYFSYKYFPKGTIFLTIVDPGVGTERKALVIKTDKFIFVGPDNGIFSLIYSENPDFISFEIIESKVLKPPYSSTFHGRDLFAPAVAYILDKTPFEEFLKPIPKDKLKVLDFPLPEKTLNGYKLSIWYVDSFGNIITNFHKDIVKGTFKVLVNKKEVPLVKSYGYAKKGELIALFGSEGLLEIAIREGSAFKVLLNPEIEVILEEEK, encoded by the coding sequence ATGTTTAAGATAGTTGCATTACTTACTGATTTTGGAATAAAAGACCATTATGTTGGTGTAATTAAAGGAAGAATTTTAAAAGAACTAAAAAAGCCTTTAAATGTAAATTTTATTGATATAACCCATAAAATACCTCCTCAAGATGTAAGGAAGGGAGCACTTAGTCTTTATTTTTCTTATAAATACTTTCCTAAAGGAACAATTTTTCTAACTATAGTTGACCCAGGAGTAGGAACGGAAAGAAAAGCATTAGTAATTAAAACTGATAAATTTATTTTTGTTGGTCCAGATAATGGAATATTCTCTTTAATTTATTCAGAAAATCCAGATTTTATCTCTTTTGAAATAATAGAAAGCAAGGTTTTAAAACCACCTTATAGCTCAACTTTTCACGGAAGAGATTTATTTGCTCCTGCTGTAGCCTATATTTTAGATAAGACCCCCTTTGAAGAATTTTTAAAACCTATTCCTAAGGATAAGCTTAAAGTCTTAGATTTTCCCCTTCCTGAAAAAACTTTAAATGGATATAAGCTTTCAATTTGGTATGTGGATAGCTTCGGAAATATTATTACCAATTTTCACAAAGATATAGTAAAAGGAACTTTTAAAGTTCTGGTTAATAAAAAAGAGGTGCCTTTAGTTAAATCTTACGGATATGCTAAAAAAGGGGAATTAATAGCTCTTTTTGGAAGTGAAGGACTTCTTGAAATTGCAATAAGAGAAGGTTCTGCTTTTAAAGTCCTTTTAAATCCAGAAATAGAAGTTATCTTGGAGGAGGAAAAATGA
- a CDS encoding tRNA methyltransferase: MLTALLLFSEGLDSHLAGLILKEQGIKIIAIKFITPFFGWKYKENPSPFYEKIKTLNFDEGLIIDITEEYIEILKKPEYGYGDYANPCIDCKIFMLKKAKELMEKYKADFIATGEVLGQRPMSQNKNTLELIEEKAGVKGILLRPLSAKLLSITEVEKKGLVNREKLYSISGRKRAFQLELAKKFNLKEIPTPAGGCLLTDPQIGERVLKIIKEKRPLNYKTCQLLVLGRHFLEEELWIVLGRNKEENEKIKRIVENKYKTYTLNVPAPTAVVIEGDPPQNFIKDLLIKYSKKAKNKISKGEEVFLISQNV, translated from the coding sequence ATGCTTACAGCCCTTCTTCTTTTCTCAGAAGGACTTGATAGTCATTTAGCAGGATTAATACTTAAAGAACAAGGCATAAAAATAATAGCTATAAAATTTATTACTCCCTTTTTTGGATGGAAATATAAAGAAAATCCTTCTCCTTTTTATGAAAAAATAAAGACTCTTAATTTTGATGAGGGACTTATAATAGATATAACCGAAGAATATATAGAAATTCTTAAAAAACCTGAATATGGATATGGAGATTATGCTAATCCCTGTATAGATTGTAAAATTTTTATGTTAAAAAAAGCCAAAGAGCTAATGGAAAAATATAAGGCAGATTTTATTGCTACAGGAGAAGTTTTAGGACAAAGACCTATGAGCCAAAACAAAAATACTTTAGAATTAATAGAAGAAAAAGCTGGAGTTAAAGGGATTTTATTAAGACCCCTTTCAGCTAAACTTCTTTCTATAACAGAAGTAGAAAAAAAAGGACTTGTAAATAGGGAAAAACTTTATAGTATTTCTGGTAGAAAAAGGGCTTTTCAATTAGAATTGGCAAAAAAATTTAATCTAAAAGAAATCCCTACCCCAGCAGGCGGATGCTTACTTACAGATCCACAAATTGGAGAAAGGGTTTTAAAAATTATAAAAGAAAAAAGACCTCTTAATTACAAAACTTGCCAACTTTTAGTATTAGGAAGGCATTTCTTAGAAGAGGAACTTTGGATAGTTCTTGGAAGAAATAAAGAAGAAAACGAAAAAATAAAAAGGATAGTTGAAAACAAATATAAAACCTATACTTTAAATGTTCCTGCACCTACAGCTGTAGTGATAGAAGGAGATCCACCACAAAACTTTATTAAGGATTTACTTATAAAATATTCTAAAAAAGCAAAAAATAAAATTTCAAAAGGAGAAGAAGTTTTTCTTATATCCCAAAATGTTTAA